TGGATTACTCCTGGTGTATTATTCTGAGTCGTGGAGTTGCTAAATTCCTGATACAAAATATTCGGAGCGATGACAGTTGAGAGATTGTGAATGTCCATCTTAGAGCCAATTTGATTATCAACGTGGGAAAATGAAGATGTCCAATGAAGGAAGGAAAATAATACTTCTGCAACATTTCGGTGAGATGCAGGTAATAATGTAAATAGCAATGGAAATATCCTTTTACCATCAAGCTCGGATTCCAGCTTCGCAGCTTGAATCCATAAATCGTAAAGCTTAAATGTTAATAGCGGTATTGGAAGCTCTCTTAAGAATTTCTTTAACAGTGCCGATAATTGAATTGCATTTTCCTTAGTTAAATCAGGAACTTCGCTTGGAAATTCGTCAATAGCGGCGGTTAGTTCCTTTAGCCTTCTTATATTACCATTCTTCCTGAAAATTCCCTCAACAGACATATCCATCTGGCGCAGACCTGAAACCAATTCGTCAACTACTATTGGGATACGTATTTTGGCTGGACCAGAGCTGAGATCAGAGTCGACTCCCCATCGTTCGCAAACAATCTCTAATGCAGTGCCAAATACCTTTTTATGTTTAGTTGCTTTTGAATCCCTTCCTTTAAACAGCTTGTTCCAAAAACCACCTGAAGTGGTTGGTGACTTTGGATTTGGCGGTATTAGCGTATTAATGGTGCTTTCATTTACATTAAAGCCAATTTTACCAGTGGATAGTAATGCCAAAGCAATGAGCTGTAATCTATGAAAGCGCTCAGGAGAAAGCTCTGAATAGTACACCCCGCTTTTCTTCGAAACGAATGTTGtattttcatcatcagatTCTTTAATTCTCATAAAATGTGTAAATGCATTAGGTCTTAATTCCCTTGCTTGCTCTGCAGCTACAATACGGGAAATATCATCTAAAGTAAGGGTCTTTTGACCGTTAAACATCATTGGATTGTTGCTTTCTGAAGCCTTTGTACTTTCTGTTTCAATAACAAGAGAACTATCATTTGGACGCTTAGCACTATTATTTACGTCCATCTCTGCAGTTTCTAATACTCTCGATTTTCGTGCATCCTGTTGATTGTTTGTTATGCGGACACATTTTCTTCCAGAGCGCAACCTTTTGATATCGTTCAAAGTCCTGATATATGTTTGCTGCATCGACATTGTCTCCTTTATAGAATTAGTTCTTTGTACTGCTTCTTGGTTTTTCATTTGTAATGCCATTACTATTCGCGATCTTACCACCGCTATCTTTAATAGAAATATAAGTTGGCTCAATTTGCTAACTTGCTTAAATCCATTTTTAGCTTCAGGTACATCAATCGCGCATCGCGCACAATACACTAGTTTGGTCGCAACGTTGTAAGAAGCAGCGTCTATATCATGTAGTTCAATGTGTTTATCGCAGTTAGAACACTTAAAACACCCTATGTGCCATCTAGCATCCCTGAATTGAATGCATTCTTCCTGTACGTATTTCTCACATTCATTACAACTATCAGTGGCATTTATGGTAACATTTATGTAGTCAAATGGCTGACGTTGATAGTTCTCGTTCTTTTTTATTTCCCGTAGAAATTTTATTAATGCATTTGATGTATGGACAGTTTTGTTGTGTTCCAAAGCATTAAAAAGACCATACCGTACTATTAGCTTCAATAAGTGAGCTATACTTGTAATTACGGACATAAAAGATCCAACGTTAACCTCTTTTTCTTGAGAAGCTGTTCCCAATTTTCTCAATAGTTGCAAATAAATCATAATTTTCATACATAAATTCCTTGGAAATTTAGAATACTTCAAGTTCATATCCTCATTTGCATCTAATTCTGGCGCACTTAAGGCTGATATCCCATTATAATTATTACTGTGTTTATTCCTAGTATATTTGCCGATGGTTTCCAGAGAATCTAATGCCTTAAATAGACACTCCAGCTTGAGAACAAACAAAGCAGTCGAATCTACTCCTTTAAATTGATCATAGCTAGTCAAGTATTGAAACATATCCGATATGCAAGATGCAgtctcttcttcaaagcGATAAAGCACATTCCATGTCTTACAAATAATTCCCGTTAGTGTCTCTGTATACTTCTCCATTTCCTCTCTTGATGGATTCATATCTTTTATGTCCCGATGATTTCCAATTTCGCACATCGGTAATGTAGGCACACCCACTGCCTCTGGTGGCATATTTACATGCCAGTACTTATGGATCCCATAACACTCAGGATGCCAACAGTAGATTTCCCCTCCTCGAGGAAACTCAATATATTGGTCTGAAATAGGATAATTACAGCCTTTGCATCGATTCGAAAAGTACTTCAAAAAGTGGTACTTACAGTATAATTCATAATTGTAATGAAAACATGAGGAAACCTTACACTTTACCCCACATAAGGTACAGCAAAAATGCTCTTCGTCATATAGCTTATCAAACGTACTATAGTATACGCCACTCAATGGCTTCTTGCATACATGGCACAACAGCTTATTTCTTGTAAAATAATCTTTTTGGCACAGTATAACAACCTGCGAAGTCTCAGGAAGCTCGTATGGGAAAAACTTTGGCTTACATGAAGCACCACAGTCATGACACACTAGACAATATTCGTGATAATAGTTTCCAAGAGCCTTCAGAGAATTCTCAGTAATTACACCATTGCAACGTTTACAAATTCTCTTTGTTTTCTGAACCACCGCGACCGCATTACTATCCATACAATTCTGTATCTGAGGATTCGATAAACTATGTTTATGACCATATCGATCACCTTTTAAGACATGAGGTACACCCTGGATTCTCTCCATCGAGGGCATATGGATTTCCTATGTTATGATAGCCTTCGGGCCTTAACCGACTTCCAAGTATTTATTGCACTGGTATTCAAAAACGGGGCTTGAAATAGTACGGGATCTAACTATTGGCGGCCAATTCAACAACTCTTTGGTTTAATTTTTTGCTGATAAACTTAGCTCGAGTCCAGGTTTCAATTCGATTAGATTCTGATAACGTACTTCGGTTCAAATCTTGTAAAACATGTCCTTTTCTTTTGATCTCGGAATTAGTTGTTTATCGTTAGGAGCCAAGAAAGTCGAATGACGCAATTAAAACGCGTTTTCGTATATGGTGATATATTTAAAGCAAGTTTATATATTTTGCTTATTTTACATACATGTAATATAAGAGGAGTAATAGGTTAACGTGTTAGATAATGACTAGTTATTGCTTAGCTGGCTTTTCAGCTTTCGGCCCAGACTGCTTATACTTATCTTTCATATTGACGAGATTGTCTTGATCCATTTGATTATATATACCCTGTAATGTCTTGGATAATGCTTCAGTTGCCCCAATCATGGGTCGTAAAAAAGCAATTGGAGTTGCCTTTGCAAATGCAGTAGCTGCGTTCTGAGCTGAGAATGAGTGCTTTACATCTCTGTGTGCTTTTCGCATGGCTCCGTAAGCAATATTAAAGTTTTTGCCTAGGGATCCATAAGCGTCCTTTACCCCGGACTGGACGTTTGCTGGTTGGTCAGCATACAGGCTGATTACATTGACGCGCTCGAAATCCTCTTCGGAGGTTTCTGATTGGTCGGAAGGGGTTTGATTGCGACGAGGGGAGCGGAAAAGATCTGTATCTTCCTTGTAAATTGGGCTAGACTGTTCGTCATAAATATAAGCGGTTCGAGGACCTCTAGCGCGGTGCCCTTGACCACCTAATAATTCTTCGGTATATTCCAGAATAATTTGGGTACCGGAAGCCATTCTTACCCCTAGGCGGAGCAACTCACCGCTTGTTGTTTTTATGAAGTCCTGTGCTCCCTTTTGGATACTTCTTGATAGCCTTTGGTCATGTTGATATTCCTTAATAGGTACTGTAACAAGAGCTTTAACTCCTGAACCAAGGGTGATGATGGATTTAAGGGGAGTAACACCCTTAAGGACCCTAGGTAGTTGAGATCTTTTGACGTCCGGCGTCCAAATACCGTTTAGGCAAGCGTTCAAATCCGCTAACTCGATACCGTATAATACCACACGTTTCAAAGTAAGCTTGGCTCCTTCTAAAGTAAAAAGGTTCATTAGTTCACTAGTGTGACCTGACCGTAAACCTACAAAGTCAATTTTTTTGGGTTTATAATCTAACCGGATATCGATAGAATGGACTTCGAACCTTTGCACATACACTATATCCGGATACTGGTAGATGAGTTCGAATCTCTGATCTTTGAACTCTCCAAACCTAATCAAAAAGTCCAAAGTGTCTTGATCGACATGGAGTCTTAAAGGTGCAATTTTAGCTGTGGTGATCAGTTCGGTTGATTTGAGGAAGTCAATTGGTCTAACGAGTGTTATATACAAGGAAAGCATTGCGGTATCATTTTTGTGCCCTTCTTTTAATCGCGTGATGAACTTATTCCATGTAGAGGTTGGTACATTATCTATGACCTCAAATGTTTCTACTTCAATAGCGCAAGTGTTCAAAATATCGGCGGACCAATCAGTATCTTGCTCAGTAGGCTCATCTGCTTTAAATGTACAAAATCGTAGATTCAAACCAGATATATCAATCAGTACTTTATGGCTTACAGAAGGACGAAGCTTAATCCGCGAAGTTGACTGTTTTTGGTCATCACAACTGTCAGATTGAATATTATCAGTGACAACCTTTTTCATATTAGTATTTGATGCTGCGTAAAGGAAAACAGAATCAAATAGGTTGGCTTCTATCCTAGTCGGTTCTTTCTGCTTGTGCACCTCGTCCTCCATATCGTGGACCACATCTGAAATCGTTTTCCTTGTATATATCCAATCGTAGCCGTCGTGGAGCTTTACAATAGCTTTATGAACATTCAAGTTTACATCTAGTAAAACTTCTGCTTCCTCATTTGGAAGTTCGGTATGGGGAGGACTAATTGGCTTCTCAAAATAACGTTCTTCAATATTAATTGGGGGCTCCTCTCCTACCGGGGATGACTGC
The Eremothecium sinecaudum strain ATCC 58844 chromosome II, complete sequence DNA segment above includes these coding regions:
- the LRG1 gene encoding GTPase-activating protein LRG1 (Syntenic homolog of Ashbya gossypii ABL207W; Syntenic homolog of Saccharomyces cerevisiae YDL240W (LRG1)); this encodes MPSMERIQGVPHVLKGDRYGHKHSLSNPQIQNCMDSNAVAVVQKTKRICKRCNGVITENSLKALGNYYHEYCLVCHDCGASCKPKFFPYELPETSQVVILCQKDYFTRNKLLCHVCKKPLSGVYYSTFDKLYDEEHFCCTLCGVKCKVSSCFHYNYELYCKYHFLKYFSNRCKGCNYPISDQYIEFPRGGEIYCWHPECYGIHKYWHVNMPPEAVGVPTLPMCEIGNHRDIKDMNPSREEMEKYTETLTGIICKTWNVLYRFEEETASCISDMFQYLTSYDQFKGVDSTALFVLKLECLFKALDSLETIGKYTRNKHSNNYNGISALSAPELDANEDMNLKYSKFPRNLCMKIMIYLQLLRKLGTASQEKEVNVGSFMSVITSIAHLLKLIVRYGLFNALEHNKTVHTSNALIKFLREIKKNENYQRQPFDYINVTINATDSCNECEKYVQEECIQFRDARWHIGCFKCSNCDKHIELHDIDAASYNVATKLVYCARCAIDVPEAKNGFKQVSKLSQLIFLLKIAVVRSRIVMALQMKNQEAVQRTNSIKETMSMQQTYIRTLNDIKRLRSGRKCVRITNNQQDARKSRVLETAEMDVNNSAKRPNDSSLVIETESTKASESNNPMMFNGQKTLTLDDISRIVAAEQARELRPNAFTHFMRIKESDDENTTFVSKKSGVYYSELSPERFHRLQLIALALLSTGKIGFNVNESTINTLIPPNPKSPTTSGGFWNKLFKGRDSKATKHKKVFGTALEIVCERWGVDSDLSSGPAKIRIPIVVDELVSGLRQMDMSVEGIFRKNGNIRRLKELTAAIDEFPSEVPDLTKENAIQLSALLKKFLRELPIPLLTFKLYDLWIQAAKLESELDGKRIFPLLFTLLPASHRNVAEVLFSFLHWTSSFSHVDNQIGSKMDIHNLSTVIAPNILYQEFSNSTTQNNTPGVIHNSYNDAFAQNEGEDYFLAIETVDFLINNNEDLSMVPMFMSTLLNQIEELNLVDFQSIRKHINNMIEEGKINFKDFVQQDSIQVKKAASVTKMRDVTNN